One stretch of Acidobacteriota bacterium DNA includes these proteins:
- a CDS encoding metallophosphoesterase family protein — protein sequence MRCALISDIHANLEALQTVFRDIDEQHLDRVHCLGDVIGYGCNPVECLNLVVRHCDIKLLGNHEYVALGLLDWSHLNKVARDSMAWTVSQLDDRELAQLADFELDATIHGAYLVHASPRQPDQWHYIMTISEAKGSFECFPQQTAFFGHSHVPHIYSAYPDGTYGSKVGHDFNPDPEGRYLVNVGSVGQPRDNDPRSSYVIYDSKQQEIIFRRVEYDVGLTQKKMKEASIHKMLADRLVVGR from the coding sequence ATGAGGTGTGCGCTGATATCGGACATCCATGCCAATCTTGAGGCCCTGCAGACGGTTTTCCGGGACATCGACGAGCAGCACCTCGACCGCGTCCACTGCCTGGGCGACGTGATCGGATACGGGTGCAACCCGGTTGAGTGTCTCAATCTGGTCGTTCGGCACTGCGACATCAAGCTGCTGGGCAATCACGAGTACGTCGCACTCGGCCTGCTCGATTGGAGCCACCTGAACAAGGTGGCCAGGGATTCGATGGCCTGGACGGTAAGCCAGCTGGACGATCGGGAACTAGCTCAACTGGCGGATTTCGAACTGGATGCCACCATCCACGGTGCCTACCTGGTGCACGCCTCTCCGCGCCAGCCGGACCAATGGCACTACATTATGACGATTAGTGAGGCCAAAGGCAGTTTTGAGTGCTTCCCGCAGCAAACGGCATTCTTCGGCCACTCTCACGTGCCGCACATTTATTCAGCATATCCCGACGGCACCTACGGCAGCAAGGTCGGTCATGATTTCAATCCCGATCCCGAGGGACGCTACCTTGTCAACGTCGGCTCAGTGGGACAGCCGCGAGACAACGACCCTCGCTCATCTTACGTCATTTACGATTCGAAGCAACAGGAGATCATCTTTCGCCGCGTGGAATACGACGTGGGGCTGACGCAGAAGAAAATGAAAGAGGCAAGCATACACAAAATGCTCGCCGACCGGTTGGTAGTCGGACGGTAA